In Kaistella sp. 97-N-M2, the sequence CCAGTTGATAGAGCTTTTATCTTTAATTTTTAAGTTGTGCGTTTGTAATATCGGCGTATTTACGGTCTCTAAAACAACGTTCGTATAATCGTTCACTTTTTCGATGGTCGTTTTTGCATCTACAATTTGGTCATGCGTTTTCACATTAAGGAGCAGCGATTTTGTGCCAAGGTCTACATATTTTTCTCTCTGCGGATCAAAGAAGGAAAAATTTTCAAAATTAATGGAAACAGGTCCCGATTTTTTTGGAATAATCACATAATCTGCTATTACATTGCCGGATAAGCCATTCTTTTTCAGGTTAGTATTAAAGGTAATTTGCGGCGTGAATGAAATATAATTGGGCGAATTTACGATTTGCGGTAAATGCAGTGTTTCCAAATTTCCCGCACCCGAAAGTCTCATCGTGATGGTAACGGGTTTTTCGACTTCAGGAGTTTCGGACGAATTACCCTGCGCCACTGATACGTCGAATTGGCCGACAGCATTTTTAAAATCCAGCGGCATTCCGGCCGGAAGTTTTTTTACACTTAATTTTGCTTTATTCGATGAAATTTTGGTGGGTCTTGAGGTATTTGAAACAAGGGCAGAAACGGGATTAATCTCCACTGTTCCGCTTTCATTCGGCAAAACCATATAGGTTCCGAGAATTTGCGAGGCCATGCCGGCGTTGGTCTCTATTTCAGATTTCGTAAGATTAATTGGTGTAATGCGCACATTTCCCTGCGGCCGGAACTGGATGTTGCTCACTTTTCGGAAATTTCCGTAATCCTTACTGTACGCACGCAGGATTGCTACAGCCGGCTGATTTTTATAAACGACCTTATTTTGGAATTCCAAATTTAGGAAGACCTCACTTCGTCGGTGAGCTGCGTTGTTGGAAAGGGCCGCATTCGCTTCGCTTTCTCGTACGTTGAACTCGAAAGGTTCAGTTTTGTAAATTTTTCCGTTAACGGTTACAAGCACGGAGCCGAATTTTACTTTTCCGCTTTCTTTCGGGCTCAAAACCCACTGG encodes:
- a CDS encoding BatD family protein, with the protein product MKRRLPYILFLFSALFTYGQVTLAVSEVKDAKVNQRFNLTVILEINGENMEQETPLRMPDLSKFDIIGSASEQNTIVLDGKKGEVLNQMVYQWVLSPKESGKVKFGSVLVTVNGKIYKTEPFEFNVRESEANAALSNNAAHRRSEVFLNLEFQNKVVYKNQPAVAILRAYSKDYGNFRKVSNIQFRPQGNVRITPINLTKSEIETNAGMASQILGTYMVLPNESGTVEINPVSALVSNTSRPTKISSNKAKLSVKKLPAGMPLDFKNAVGQFDVSVAQGNSSETPEVEKPVTITMRLSGAGNLETLHLPQIVNSPNYISFTPQITFNTNLKKNGLSGNVIADYVIIPKKSGPVSINFENFSFFDPQREKYVDLGTKSLLLNVKTHDQIVDAKTTIEKVNDYTNVVLETVNTPILQTHNLKIKDKSSINWKIVVGNLGLMVVVLSLFLFIRKKTKKRTLPLTTTPTKSASIAETEAIIRQNLNHHFQESIDYLKKLVEAKDFKKFFAAYQELHTDVKKYFSVQNESEFRKYLERTHGANFVDEYRDFSEKIQIEKFAPFHTEEHIEALLQSIVTLYQEIIK